Proteins encoded in a region of the Quercus lobata isolate SW786 chromosome 8, ValleyOak3.0 Primary Assembly, whole genome shotgun sequence genome:
- the LOC115958257 gene encoding chorismate synthase, chloroplastic yields the protein MASSSLSTKPFLGSSRTHSFSRLPSDLRPSPHISFRSSKLKKLQIQAAGSTYGNYFRVTTYGESHGGGVGCIIDGCPPRLPLSEADMQVELDRRRPGQSRITTPRKETDTCKILSGISEEVTTGTPISVFVPNTDQRGNDYSEMSMAYRPSHADATYDMKYGARAVQGGGRSSARETIGRVAAGAVAKKILKTLAGTEILAYVSQVHNVVLPEDLVDPYTLTLDQIESNIVRCPNPEYAEKMINAIDVVRVRGDSVGGVVTCIVRRCPRGLGSPVFDKLEAELAKAAMSLPATKGFEFGSGFAGTTLCGSEHNDEFFTDEHGRIRTRTNRSGGIQGGISNGEIINMRIAFKPTSTIARKQHTVTREKKETELIARGRHDPCVVPRAVPMVEAMVALVLVDQLMAQYAQCNLFPINPDLQEPLSLPRLEPANV from the exons ATCTTCGTCCCTCTCCACACATCTCTTTCCGTTCATCTAAACTCAAGAAGCTCC AGATTCAGGCTGCTGGTAGTACATATGGAAACTATTTTCGTGTAACAACTTATGGAGAATCTCATGGAGGTGGTGTTGGTTGCATCATTGATGGATGCCCTCCAAGACTTCCCTTATCAGAAGCTGATATGCAAGTTGAACTTGACAGAAG GAGGCCAGGTCAGAGTCGGATTACTACGCCAAGGAAGGAGACCGATACGTGCAAAATACTTTCAGGCATTTCTGAAG AAGTAACTACCGGCACACCGATATCTGTATTTGTGCCCAATACTGATCAGAGAGGAAAT GATTACAGCGAAATGTCAATGGCCTATAGGCCTTCTCATGCTGATGCTACTTATGACATGAAATATGGTGCAAGAGCAGTGCAG GGTGGTGGTAGATCTTCAGCAAGAGAAACTATTGGAAGAGTTGCTGCTGGGGCTGTTGCCAAGAAAATCCTTAAGACTCTTGCAGGAACTGAG ATTCTTGCTTATGTCTCTCAAGTTCACAATGTTGTACTTCCTGAGGATTTGGTTGATCCTTACACTCTGACTCTTGATCAG ATTGAGAGTAATATTGTTAGGTGCCCAAATCCAGAATATGCTGAAAAGATGATTAATGCTATAGATGTTGTCCGTGTGAGAGGGGATTCTGTTGGTGGTGTTGTCACTTGCATTGTGAGGAGATGCCCACGA GGGCTTGGTTCACCAGTCTTTGACAAGCTTGAAGCTGAGCTGGCTAAAGCTGCTATGTCATTACCTGCAACAAAGGGTTTCGAATTTGGCAGTGGCTTTGCAG GTACGACCTTGTGTGGGAGCGAACATAATGATGAGTTCTTCACTGATGAACATGGAAGAATCAGAACAAGAACAAACCGCTCTGGTGGGATTCAG GGAGGAATATCAAATGGGGAAATCATAAATATGAGAATAGCTTTCAAGCCAACGTCTACCATTGCa AGGAAGCAGCACACAGTGACTcgagagaaaaaagaaacagaactCATTGCTCGTGGCCGCCATGATCCTTGTGTTGTTCCACGAG CTGTTCCAATGGTAGAAGCGATGGTAGCACTGGTGCTTGTTGATCAATTGATGGCACAATATGCACAATGTAATCTGTTTCCAATCAATCCAGATCTACAAGAACCATTGTCATTGCCAAGGCTTGAGCCAGCCAATGTATAA